A single window of Aphidius gifuensis isolate YNYX2018 linkage group LG1, ASM1490517v1, whole genome shotgun sequence DNA harbors:
- the LOC122857820 gene encoding insecticyanin-B-like isoform X2, with product MFLIFCLLSLFAANSMAQVFVLQRPDFQPIESFNLSRIAGEWYENLRIPNVYEVGVTCSRAKVIVGEKKGTVSLLFSETGSFSGKDYKVLTTGTQKRGQTAAVFDFKFPLYLISINLGTIYVLDTDYENFIVLAGGFPLGGNSYITFAWVNSRTPVLASEYRERALWALSNSGIDTNELVRVPQGC from the exons atgtttttgattttctgcttattgtcattatttgcTGCTAATTCCATGGCACAAGTATTTGTTTTACAACGACCTGATTTCCAACCAATtgaaagttttaatttatcaagg ATTGCTGGCGAATGGTATGAAAATTTAAGAATTCCAAATGTTTATGAAGTTGGTGTAACATGTTCTCGTGCCAAAGTTATTGTaggtgaaaaaaaaggaacagTTAGTCTACTTTTTAGTGAAACAGGTTCttt ttCTGGAAAAGATTACAAAGTACTGACAACAGGAACACAAAAAAGAGGTCAAACAGCAGCagtatttgattttaaatttcctTTATATCTCATCAGTATTAATCTCGGTACAATATACGTTTTAGACACCGATTATGAAAACTTTATCGTATTAGCCGGTGGATTTCCTTTAGGTGGCAAtag ctATATAACATTTGCATGGGTTAATTCAAGAACACCAGTGCTTGCATCTGAATATCGTGAACGTGCATTGTGGGCATTGAGTAATAGTGGTATTGATACAAATGAATTAGTGCGAGTACCTCAAGGATGTTAA
- the LOC122857820 gene encoding insecticyanin-B-like isoform X1, giving the protein MFLIFCLLSLFAANSMAQVFVLQRPDFQPIESFNLSRIAGEWYENLRIPNVYEVGVTCSRAKVIVGEKKGTVSLLFSETGSFSGKDYKVLTTGTQKRGQTAAVFDFKFPLYLISINLGTIYVLDTDYENFIVLAGGFPLGGNRNNFFNSYITFAWVNSRTPVLASEYRERALWALSNSGIDTNELVRVPQGC; this is encoded by the exons atgtttttgattttctgcttattgtcattatttgcTGCTAATTCCATGGCACAAGTATTTGTTTTACAACGACCTGATTTCCAACCAATtgaaagttttaatttatcaagg ATTGCTGGCGAATGGTATGAAAATTTAAGAATTCCAAATGTTTATGAAGTTGGTGTAACATGTTCTCGTGCCAAAGTTATTGTaggtgaaaaaaaaggaacagTTAGTCTACTTTTTAGTGAAACAGGTTCttt ttCTGGAAAAGATTACAAAGTACTGACAACAGGAACACAAAAAAGAGGTCAAACAGCAGCagtatttgattttaaatttcctTTATATCTCATCAGTATTAATCTCGGTACAATATACGTTTTAGACACCGATTATGAAAACTTTATCGTATTAGCCGGTGGATTTCCTTTAGGTGGCAAtag aaataattttttcaacagctATATAACATTTGCATGGGTTAATTCAAGAACACCAGTGCTTGCATCTGAATATCGTGAACGTGCATTGTGGGCATTGAGTAATAGTGGTATTGATACAAATGAATTAGTGCGAGTACCTCAAGGATGTTAA
- the LOC122857793 gene encoding probable ATP-dependent RNA helicase DDX31, giving the protein MDICINVSTGPPNASDIKKARSRLNPYKSAGKKTSLKGNNNSSGSKVRQKYLPIRPQKPGESPKPCTKLIHPDSANKSAPNNDKSPPNNDKSAPINDKSATTTDKSVDDSPDAPDTRPKHVNMSKNTPKFNDSGKVNNFKSNPHKSAGKISSLFGNNPDVPNIGQRLVKPVSELVFTKKNFDDLDIHPFMISNLKQNMEITNMTTVQQKAIPQILSGKDILVRSQTGSGKTLTYALPIVEFLHKIRPKLMRDSGLKALVIVPTRELALQTYECFLKLIKSFTWIVPGYLVGGEKRKAEKARLRRGCTILVATPGRLLDHIKHTEALKLNDVKYFVLDEADRMLDMGYEKDISEIVSALKNTDGSSSVSSNGYDPMLMLRQNKKTVFNDDNDDEEEKEEKIEVKDEVEEEKTSEIDEQKQEYHSGTDSDDETQELPMRNKKLIKKTSQVVEEEKIEATEVKKEISARQTILLSATLTNAVEKLAGLTMTNPIFVDAAEDNLKNVGGNIGDINEDLVVPQSVIQTYVVTPPKLRMVTLSAYIAGKCQDSGQHKMLVFVATQDMVDYYTEIMSSVLGKPQDADDEDSNPLVDVEFFKLHGSMSQKDRTDVFKTFRNARSGVLFCTDVAARGLDMPKVDTVIQYTGPLSARDYVHRIGRTARAGSAGTAIIFLTPPEIDFIRMLESRRIRIKQENMDDILDKLIGPLSRQNTVQAAATDLQNKFENLVIDNRKFHDKACRAYVSWVRFYSSYPRDMRDIFNRKELHLGHYAKSFALRDPPQKIGGIGKTLRETNSSKVEHNNRLSNERPSKRPPNQQQKQQQQQQSRGSGNSGNKSHLLKRSRMLNTSEYGDGLEPTKKSKKV; this is encoded by the exons AtggatatatgtataaatgtatCAACAGGTCCACCAAATGCCAGTGATATAAAAAAGGCACGTTCGAGGTTAAATCCTTATAAATCAGCTGGTAAAAAAACATCTTTaaaaggtaataataattcaagtggATCAAAAGTTAGACAAAAGTATTTGCCAATAAGACCACAAAAACCTGGTGAATCACCAAAGCCATGTACCAAGTTAATCCATCCTGATTCAGCTAATAAATCAGCtccaaataatgataaatcacctccaaataatgataaatcagctccaattaatgataaatcagcTACAACTACTGATAAATCAGTTGATGATAGTCCAGATGCACCAGACACTAGGCCAAAACATGTTAATATGTCAAAAAATACaccaaaatttaatgattcaggaaaggtaaataattttaaatcaaatccTCATAAATCAGCTggtaaaatatcatcattatttggtAATAATCCAGATGTACCAAACATTGGACAACGACTTGTTAAGCCAGTCAGTGAATTAGTATTTACTAAAAAGAATTTTGATGATCTTGATATACATCCATTTAtgatatcaaatttaaaacaaaatatggaAATAACTAACATGACAACTGTACAACAAAAAGCAATACCACAAATATTATCAGGTAAAGATATTTTGGTACGTTCACAAACTGGTTCTGGTAAAACATTAACATATGCATTACCTATCGttgaatttttacataaaatacgTCCCAAATTAATGCGAGATAGTGGTTTAAAAGCTTTGGTTATTGTTCCAACACGTGAATTGGCTCTACAAACATACGagtgttttttaaaacttatcaaGTCTTTTACTTGGATTGTACCTGGTTATTTAGTTGGTggtgaaaaaagaaaagctgAAAAAGCAAGATTACGTCGGGGTTGTACAATATTAGTTGCAACACCTGGTAGATTGTTAGATCATATTAAACATACTGAAGCTTTAAAACTTAatgatgttaaatattttgttcttGATGAAGCTGATCGTATGCTTGACATGGGATATGAAAAAGACATATCTGAAATAGTATCAGCACTTAAAAATACTGATGGTAGTAGTTCAGTATCATCAAATGGCTATGATCCAATGTTAATGttgagacaaaataaaaaaactgtatttaatgatgataatgatgatgaagaagaaaaagaagaaaaaattgaagttaAAGACGaagttgaagaagaaaaaacatCAGAAATTGATGAACAAAAGCAAGAGTATCATTCTGGTACAGACAGTGATGATGAAACACAAGAATTAccaatgagaaataaaaaattaattaaaaaaacaagtcaagttgttgaagaagaaaaaattgaagctactgaagttaaaaaagaaatatctgCAAGACAAACTATATTATTATCTGCAACATTAACAAATGCTGTTGAAAAACTTGCTGGTCTTACAATGACAAATCCAATATTTGTTGATGCTGCTgaggataatttaaaaaatgttggtGGTAATATAGGTGATATTAATGAAGATTTAGTAGTACCACAAAGTGTCATACAAACTTATGTTGTAACACCACCAAAATTAAGAATGGTCACATTGAGTGCTTACATTGCTGGCAAGTGTCAg gATTCTGGACAACATAAAATGCTTGTTTTTGTTGCAACACAAGATATGGTTGATTATTATACTGAAATAATGTCATCAGTACTTGGTAAACCACaagatgctgatgatgaagatTCAAATCCTcttgttgatgttgaatttttcaagttacATGGAAGCATGAGTCAAAAAGATCGAACAGATGTCTTTAAAACATTTAGAAATGCACGAAGTGGAGTTTTATTTTGTACT GATGTTGCTGCTCGTGGTTTAGACATGCCAAAAGTTGATACTGTTATACAATACACTGGTCCACTATCAGCTCGTGATTATGTACATCGTATTGGTCGTACTGCTCGTGCTGGTTCAGCTGGTACAGCAATTATATTTCTTACACCTCcagaaattgattttattcgTATGCTTGAGTCAAGAAGAATACGaattaaacaagaaaatatgGATGACATATTAGACAAATTGATAGGACCGCTTTCAAGACAAAATACAGTACAAGCTGCAGCAActgatttacaaaataaatttgaaaatcttGTTATTGATAATAGAAAGTTTCACGATAAAGCTTGTAGAG cttATGTATCTTGGGTACGATTTTACTCTAGCTATCCTCGTGATATGCGTGATATTTTCAATCGAAAAGAGCTTCATCTTGGTCATTATGCAAAAAGTTTTGCATTGAGAGATCCACCACAAAAAATTGGTGGTATTGGTAAGACACTTCGTGAAACAAACTCATCAAAAGTTGAGCATAATAATCGTTTGTCAAATGAACGACCTTCAAAGAGACCACctaatcaacaacaaaaacaacagcaacaacagcaatcaCGTGGATCAGGAAATTCTGGAAATAAGTCACATCTTTTAAAACGATCTAGAATGTTGAATACATCTGAGTATGGTGATGGTTTAGAGCcaacaaaaaaatctaaaaaagtTTGA
- the LOC122857804 gene encoding piwi-like protein Siwi → MMECTAKIGRGRARGIRPLKLETLRNIRPLPHAAAGPAAQWAARRPGQLQTSSDECPAELSDETIIKTDTSPEPMQSESMQSESMQSEPMQTEVINNNNDNQDNDSDENKNKCDIMTRPSQWIESKKGISGKPITLRANYLKLIAAPDWCLHKYHVNFEPEENSIAIRKALIGLHQKKFGGYVFNGTVMYSNQRLPNDLTELSGVRQTDKQSIKISIQFIDTLEKLDPIYTQFFNVLLKKAFIHLNLLFVGENIFDLHLKTDINEHNIELWPGYNTSICQHEQDVLMFADITYKIVRKENMLMTLNRIKETYGFENFEAACKAEMIGTTVWVDYNDKSYKIYDIDFSMTPLSKFQSKIQEEQDVTFLEYYQTKNNILINDLKQPLLVTRSSEHNPIRSDDIVYLVPELCRAIGLSDTMKSDSKLMEALAERSRIPVESYAQKIIAISKRFNENPSAVAELTKWNLQLDQQLVTIPGRILPDSKIIFANNLTVEVSGLDPNLNWTSQLKVHGLFRPVLLNNWVIIVPKRLAKNVRGFISCLQQSLNNFQVREPHYIEIIKDSPQSYSNEIDKYLSHTNPQLMFCVIPEDSSDVYSAIKKKCCVDHSVPNQLVSSRCFKPNSMPMIATKVAIQMNCKIGGSPWSVHIPLNSLMIIGFESRRDTSQPDRFFSAMVASLDKHMGRFISKVSTHTDDIGLINNFVINITAALHKFHEINGALPEKIIIYRISVQEEQITNIFLNEISQIQLKLADLYKLPKDDIPMAYVVVNKKVNTHFFTECFGRAVNPPLGTVVDDIITCPTKYDFYISGKTVRNGSATPTLFNVIHDNVALQPDKMQLLTFRLMFMNFNCSGIWHLPGPLQFARKLVKLAAEGIHCEPNSKLGSTLYFL, encoded by the exons ATGATGGAATGTACTGCAAAAATAGGCAGAGGTCGAGCTCGTGGAATACGTCCTCTGAAGCTAGAAACATTAAGAAATATTAGACCATTACCACATGCTGCAGCAGGTCCAGCTGCTCAATGGGCTGCTCGACGTCCAGGACAATTACAAACCTCGTCAGATGAATGTCCAGCAGAACTT AGCGATGAAACGATTATAAAAACTGATACATCACCTGAACCAATGCAATCTGAATCAATGCAATCTGAATCAATGCAATCTGAACCAATGCAAACTGAagttattaacaataacaacgaTAATCAAGATAATGACAGTGacgagaataaaaataaatgtgataTCATGACTCGTCCATCACAATGGATTGAATCAAAAAAAGGAATCAGTGGAAAACCCATCACGTTGAgagcaaattatttaaaactgatAGCAGCTCCAGACTGGTGTCTTCATAAGTATCATGTTAATTTTGAGCCAGAAGAAAATTCTATTGCTATACGTAAAGCATTGATTGGACTTCATCAAAAGAAATTTGGTGGATATGTATTTAATGGTACCGTCATGTATTCAAATCAACGTTTACCAAATGATTTAACTGAACTGTCTGGTGTTCGTCAAACAGATAAACagtcaattaaaatttctattcaattCATTGACacacttgaaaaattagaTCCCATTTACACACagttttttaatgttttattaaaaaaagcttttatcCATCTCAATCTATTGTTtgttggtgaaaatatttttgatttacacTTGAAAACTGATATTAATGAACACAATATTGAACTGTGGCCTGGATACAACACATCAATTTGTCAACATGAACAAGATGTGCTGATGTTTGCCGACATAACATACAAGATTGTTAGAAAAGAAAACATGCTCATGACTTTGAATCGCATCAAGGAAACATATggctttgaaaattttgaggCTGCTTGTAAAGCTGAGATGATTGGTACAACTGTTTGGGTTGATTACAATGATAAATCatacaaaatttatgatattgaCTTTTCAATGACAccattatcaaaatttcaGTCAAAAATTCAAGAAGAACAAGATGTTACTTTCTTGGAgtattatcaaacaaaaaataatattttaattaatgatttgaaGCAGCCTTTGTTGGTCACTCGTTCAAGTGAACATAATCCTATTAGATCTGATGACATTGTCTATTTAGTACCTGAACTTTGTCGAGCAATAGGTTTATCTGATACAATGAAAAGTGATTCTAAACTTATGGAAGCTTTGGCTGAACGATCACGTATACCAGTTGAATCTTAtgctcaaaaaataattgccaTCAGTAAGCGTTTTAATGAAAATCCATCAGCTGTTGCAGAGCTTACTAAATGGAATTTACAATTAGATCAACAACTTGTTACTATCCCTGGTCGTATTTTACCAgacagtaaaattatttttgccaATAATTTGACTGTTGAAGTATCGGGATTGGATCCAAATTTAAATTGGACGAGTCAATTGAAAGTTCATGGCCTTTTTCGTCCTGTATTACTTAATAATTGGGTTATAATTGTGCCAAAAAGATTGGCCAAAAATGTTCGAGGATTTATTTCGTGTTTACAACAATCACTCAACAACTTTCAAGTTCGTGAGCCTCATTACATTGAGATTATCAAAGATTCACCACAAAGTTACAgcaatgaaattgataaatatttaagtcaCACAAATCCTCAATTGATGTTTTGTGTTATACCTGAAGATTCTTCTGATGTTTATtcagcaattaaaaaaaaatgttgcgTTGATCATTCAGTACCCAATCAGTTGGTTTCATCAAGATGCTTCAAGCCAAATAGTATGCCAATGATTGCAACAAAAGTTGCAATACAAATGAATTGTAAAATTGGTGGTTCTCCTTGGAGTGTTCATATACCATTAAATAGCTTGATGATAATTGGATTTGAGAGTCGTCGTGATACAAGTCAACCAGATAGATTTTTCAGTGCAATGGTTGCATCACTTGACAAACATATGGGACGTTTTATTTCTAAAGTATCAACTCACACTGATGACATtggtttgataaataattttgtaattaatattactgCTGCTTTGCATAAATTCCATGAAATAAATGGTGCTCTtcctgaaaaaattattatatacagaATTAGTGTGCAAGAAGAACAAAtaactaatatttttctaaatgaaattTCTCAAATACAACTTAAACTTGctgatttatataaattaccaaaagATGACATTCCAATGGCAtatgttgttgttaataaaaaagtaaacacACATTTTTTCACTGAATGTTTTGGACGAGCTGTTAATCCACCACTTGGtactgttgttgatgatattataACGTGCCCaacaaaatatgatttttatataagtGGAAAAACAGTTAGAAATGGATCAGCTACACCTACATTGTTTAATGTCATTCATGACAATGTGGCTCTTCAACCTGACAAAATGCAATTGTTAACATTTCGCTTGATGTTTATGAATTTCAACTGTAGTGGAATTTGGCATCTACCTGGTCCCTTACAATTTGCACGTAAACTTGTCAAGTTGGCTGCTGAAGGAATTCACTGTGAACCAAATTCAAAACTTGGCTCGACTCTTTACTTTctataa
- the LOC122857814 gene encoding apolipoprotein D-like produces MFLIFCLLSLFAANSMAQLSVLQRPHFKPMDYLNLTRFAGYWYEYERIPNIFELAVRCSRAKVMVDENQSTVSLLFSETGSFSGKDYKVLTTGTQKRAAVFEFKFPLYLININLATIYVLDTDYENFVVLAGGFPFGDHGFLQMAWINSRTPELSHEHHARALEALRNSGVATDALVRVRQNC; encoded by the exons atgtttttgattttctgcttattgtcattatttgcTGCCAATTCCATGGCACAATTGTCTGTTTTACAACGACCACATTTCAAACCAATGGACTACTTGAATTTAACAagg ttcgCCGGATATTGGTATGAATATGAAAGAATTCCAAATATTTTCGAACTTGCTGTAAGATGTTCACGTGCCAAAGTTATGGTAGACGAAAATCAATCAACAGTTAGCTTATTATTCAGTGAAACAGGTTCTtt ttCAGGAAAAGATTACAAAGTATTGACAACAGGCACACAAAAAAGAGCTGCAGTGTTTGAGTTTAaatttcctttatatttaattaatattaatctcGCTACAATATACGTTTTAGACACCGATTATGAAAACTTTGTCGTATTAGCCGGGGGCTTTCCTTTTGGTGACCATgg ctTTCTTCAGATGGCTTGGATTAATTCACGAACACCAGAACTTTCACATGAACATCATGCACGTGCATTAGAAGCTTTACGTAATAGTGGTGTTGCAACAGATGCATTAGTACGAGTACGtcaaaattgttaa
- the LOC122861069 gene encoding protein wech-like, with protein sequence MNHQHFNNEQLRLKLRFLENFTNSQSSSCGKKKFVNRTWYRSNYVEINSVGNSPTTSAETSPETSPVNDQTTFNNWLQNNNTDSQQYCRSPDEYTEDLTLKFHQIAPRYIHRPQPILPTNQTAFIEKGNRHPRAIHSNWPVNSQKSLKNTELLNGDHVEHPRPLLSRKQNLKKKALKANHHDKQVIHQEQRVIHKKKQILHQEIQIIHHEQKIINEEQQVIKQEHHKEKIIAPRGRPISGCEFPVIVRPDFTKTTEFSTIIDSKKDVLDDDSFESLLCRPWGVTVNKDGQIIVCDRTNHRIIVFLEDGTVFKKFGEHGSLPGQFKTPAGLAVDVNQRLIIVDKENHRVQIMTLDGDFILTFGEQGSGPGQFHYPWDVAVNDNCEMVISDTRNNRIQLFNSEGLFLREFGYGGTKETRLFFDLPRGVAFNRDGNVVMTDFNNNKIVVISYDFSSAQVLENDEITFLRPQGIIVDDSGHIIVTESRGNKIQILDRDGTLVWKFDTSIGSGSDKINYPTGVALTPSGKILFADCNNNRILLI encoded by the exons atgaatcatCAACATTTTAATAACGAACAATTGCGTTTAAAATTGagatttttggaaaattttacaaattctcAATCATCCTcgtgtggaaaaaaaaagtttgtgaACAGGACCTGGTACAGATCTAATTATGTCGAAATAAATTCGGTTGGAAATTCACCAACAACATCAGCAGAAACATCACCAGAAACATCACCAGTTAACGATCAAACAACTTTTAATAATTGGCttcaaaataacaatacaGATAGCCAACAATATTGTCGTTCACCTGATGAATATACGGAAgatttaactttaaaatttcatcaaattgcTCCAAGATATATTCATCGTCCACAGCCAATATTGCCAACCAATCAAACTGCTTTTATTGAG AAAGGAAATCGTCATCCACGTGCTATTCATTCAAATTGGCCTGTTAATTCTCAAAAAAGCCTAAAAAATACTGAATTGTTGAATGGTGATCATGTGGAACATCCAAGGCCATTATTAAGTCGAAAACagaacttaaaaaaaaaagccttgaAAGCTAATCATCATGATAAACAAGTGATACACCAAGAGCAACGAGTAATAcataaaaagaaacaaatactACACCAAGAGATACAAATAATACaccatgaacaaaaaataataaatgaagagCAACAAGTAATTAAGCAAGAGcatcataaagaaaaaataattgcaccACGTGGTAGACCAATATCAGGCTGTGAATTTCCAGTTATTGTTAGACCTGATTTTACAAAAACAACTGAATTTTCTACTAttattgattcaaaaaaagaTGTTCTTGATGATGATTCTTTTGAAAGCTTGTTGTGTCGTCCATGGGGTGTAACAGTCAACAAAGATGGACAAATTATTGTTTGTGATAGAACTAATCATCGTATAATAGTATTTCTTGAAGATGGAACTGTCTTTAAAAAGTTTGGTGAGCATGGTAGTCTTCCAGGTCAATTCAAGACACCAGCTGGTCTTGCTGTTGATGTAAATCAACGTTTAATTATTGTCGATAAAGAAAATCATCGTGTTCAAATAATGACACTTGATGgtgattttatattaacttTTGGTGAACAAGGCTCAGGACCTGGACAATTCCATTATCCATGGGATGTTGctgttaatgataattgtgAAATGGTCATATCAGATACACGAAATAATcgtattcaattatttaattcagaGGGTCTATTTTTAAGAGAATTTGGCTACGGTGGAACAAAAGAAACTCGTCTATTCTTTGATTTACCACGTGGTGTTGCATTTAATCGTGATGGTAATGTTGTTATGACtgattttaacaataacaaaattgtGGTTATTAGTTATGATTTTTCATCAGCTCAAGTActtgaaaatgatgaaatcACATTTTTAAGACCACAAggtattattgttgatgatagtGGTCATATTATCGTCACGGAATCACGAggtaataaaatacaaatattggaTCGAGATGGTACACTTGTATGGAAATTTGATACATCAATTGGTTCAGgtagtgataaaataaattatccaaCAGGCGTTGCACTTACACCAAGTGGTAAAATTCTTTTTGCTGATTGTAATAACAATcgtatattattgatataa
- the LOC122857800 gene encoding uncharacterized protein LOC122857800, translating to MVSSKASFCMVVMMVILLSTHTSDAGPIGAGICYAGCAALVGACFAAAGFTFGTVPGAIIAATPALAGCNAAFAACEAACVAALIAPTP from the coding sequence ATGGTATCAAGTAAAGCAAGTTTTTGTATGGTCGTCATGATGGTGATTTTGTTGTCAACTCATACCAGTGATGCTGGACCAATTGGTGCTGGAATATGTTATGCAGGATGTGCTGCTCTGGTTGGAGCATGTTTTGCTGCTGCTGGATTTACATTTGGCACTGTACCAGGTGCTATTATTGCAGCAACACCAGCACTTGCTGGTTGCAATGCAGCTTTTGCAGCATGTGAAGCTGCATGTGTCGCAGCCCTCATTGCTCCAacaccataa